In Pseudomonas sp. MM213, a genomic segment contains:
- a CDS encoding MFS transporter, with translation MTQPRVRQGLVLGMSTLAFTVCFMVWMMFAVLGVPIKELLQLNETQFGLLAATPVLTGSLVRLPLGLLTDRFGGRSVFFLLMLSCVAPLYLISHATAYWQFLLLGLFVGLAGGSFSVGIAYVAKWFDKENQGFAMGIFGAGNAGAAVTKFLAPALIAAGSWQLVPKVFSAILFITALSFWFLSAENKDHRSASGATLREQLRSLKDPAVWRYCQYYSIVFGGYVALALWMTKYYVQEYGFSLQSAALLAACFSLPGGVLRAVGGWMSDRWGAQSVTWWVLWVSWICLFLLSYPQTQLQVQTINGTVDFHIGLNPALFTVLLFVMGIAFAFGKASVFKYIANDYPKNMGAVSGIVGLAGGLGGFVLPIMFGALVDLTGVRSSCFMLMYGVVWVSLTWMYFSEMRKSPVLGKAPTLTPSPISSIAQGEQHVRSAKA, from the coding sequence GTGACCCAACCCCGTGTACGACAAGGCTTGGTGCTGGGCATGAGCACGCTGGCCTTCACTGTATGTTTCATGGTCTGGATGATGTTTGCCGTGCTCGGTGTGCCGATCAAGGAACTGCTCCAGCTCAACGAAACCCAGTTCGGCCTGCTGGCCGCGACCCCGGTCTTGACCGGCTCGCTGGTGCGTTTGCCGCTGGGGCTGCTGACCGACCGCTTTGGCGGGCGCAGCGTGTTCTTTCTGCTGATGCTGTCTTGCGTCGCACCGCTGTACCTGATCAGCCACGCCACCGCTTATTGGCAGTTTTTGCTGCTGGGCCTGTTCGTCGGTTTGGCCGGCGGCTCGTTCTCGGTCGGGATTGCCTACGTCGCCAAGTGGTTCGACAAAGAGAACCAGGGCTTCGCCATGGGCATCTTCGGCGCCGGTAACGCCGGGGCTGCGGTCACCAAGTTTCTCGCCCCGGCCCTGATCGCCGCCGGCAGTTGGCAGCTGGTGCCGAAAGTCTTCAGCGCCATCCTCTTTATCACTGCGCTGTCGTTCTGGTTCCTCAGTGCCGAAAACAAGGACCACCGCAGTGCCTCGGGCGCCACGCTGCGTGAGCAACTGCGTTCGCTGAAAGATCCTGCGGTGTGGCGCTACTGCCAGTACTACTCGATTGTCTTCGGCGGTTATGTGGCCCTCGCGCTGTGGATGACCAAGTACTACGTGCAGGAATACGGTTTCAGCCTGCAAAGCGCGGCGCTGCTGGCGGCGTGTTTTTCCCTGCCCGGTGGCGTGCTGCGTGCCGTCGGTGGCTGGATGTCGGATCGCTGGGGCGCGCAAAGCGTGACCTGGTGGGTGTTGTGGGTCAGCTGGATCTGCCTGTTCCTGCTCTCGTACCCACAGACCCAACTGCAAGTGCAGACCATCAACGGCACCGTGGATTTCCACATCGGCCTCAATCCCGCGCTGTTCACCGTGCTGCTGTTCGTCATGGGCATTGCCTTCGCGTTCGGCAAGGCTTCGGTCTTCAAATACATCGCCAATGACTACCCGAAAAACATGGGCGCGGTGTCCGGCATCGTCGGTCTGGCCGGTGGCCTGGGCGGTTTCGTGCTGCCGATCATGTTTGGCGCCCTGGTGGACCTCACCGGCGTGCGCTCGTCCTGCTTCATGTTGATGTACGGCGTGGTCTGGGTCTCCCTCACCTGGATGTACTTCAGCGAAATGCGCAAAAGCCCGGTGCTTGGTAAAGCGCCGACGCTGACCCCGTCCCCGATTTCCAGCATTGCCCAAGGAGAACAACATGTCCGTTCTGCAAAAGCCTGA
- a CDS encoding NarK family nitrate/nitrite MFS transporter gives MSVLQKPEKGPVIHDWRPEDPAFWGSSGKQTATRNLWISIPALLLAFAVWMVWSTVIVRLNAIGFTFTTDQLFWLAALPGLSGATLRVFYSFMVPIFGGRRWTALSTASLLVPSIWMGFAVQDPGTPYSVFVWIALLCGFGGGNFASSMSNISFFYPKSQQGTALGLNAGLGNLGVSVMQFCVPLVITFGVFGVMGGNPQTLPDGGQLWLQNAGFIWVPFIVLVTVLAWFGMNDLSSARASFSEQAVIFKRKHNWLMCWLYLATFGSFIGFSAAFPLLIKTSFPDVIALKFAFLGPLVGALVRPLGGWLADKLGGAKVTLWNFVAMIVMVFGVMHFLPQNGTGGNFYGFLGMFMLLFITTGVGNGSTFRMIPVIFRTQHEKAAAGKSPAVREQALKNAGKESAAVLGFSSAMGAFGAFFIPKSFGTSMAQTGGPEMAFYMFVGFYLSCIVVTWWWYARKGAATPC, from the coding sequence ATGTCCGTTCTGCAAAAGCCTGAAAAAGGGCCGGTCATTCATGACTGGCGCCCCGAGGACCCTGCGTTCTGGGGAAGCAGCGGCAAACAGACCGCCACGCGCAACCTGTGGATCTCCATTCCCGCGCTGCTGTTGGCCTTCGCGGTGTGGATGGTCTGGAGCACGGTGATCGTGCGCCTGAACGCCATCGGCTTCACCTTCACCACCGACCAGTTGTTCTGGCTGGCGGCGTTGCCGGGCCTGTCCGGCGCGACCTTGCGCGTCTTCTATTCCTTTATGGTGCCGATCTTCGGTGGCCGGCGCTGGACCGCCCTGAGCACCGCATCGTTGCTGGTGCCATCGATCTGGATGGGCTTCGCGGTGCAGGACCCGGGCACCCCGTACAGCGTGTTCGTATGGATTGCCTTGCTCTGCGGTTTTGGCGGCGGCAACTTCGCCTCGAGCATGTCCAACATCAGTTTCTTCTATCCAAAGTCCCAGCAAGGCACGGCCCTGGGCCTCAACGCCGGGTTGGGTAACCTGGGCGTCTCGGTGATGCAGTTCTGCGTACCACTGGTGATCACCTTCGGCGTGTTCGGCGTCATGGGTGGCAATCCGCAAACCCTGCCGGACGGTGGCCAATTGTGGCTGCAGAACGCCGGGTTCATCTGGGTGCCGTTCATTGTTTTGGTGACGGTGCTGGCCTGGTTCGGCATGAACGATTTGTCCAGTGCGCGGGCCTCGTTCAGCGAGCAAGCGGTGATCTTCAAACGCAAGCACAACTGGCTGATGTGCTGGTTGTACCTGGCGACTTTCGGTTCGTTCATCGGTTTTTCCGCTGCGTTTCCATTGCTGATCAAAACCTCGTTCCCTGATGTGATCGCGCTGAAATTCGCCTTCCTCGGCCCGTTGGTGGGTGCGCTCGTGCGTCCATTGGGCGGCTGGCTGGCGGACAAGCTCGGCGGCGCAAAAGTGACCTTGTGGAACTTCGTCGCGATGATCGTGATGGTCTTCGGTGTCATGCACTTCCTGCCGCAGAACGGTACGGGCGGCAACTTCTACGGCTTCCTCGGCATGTTCATGCTGCTGTTCATCACCACCGGCGTGGGCAACGGCTCCACCTTCCGCATGATCCCGGTGATCTTCCGCACCCAGCATGAAAAAGCCGCTGCCGGAAAATCTCCGGCCGTACGTGAACAAGCACTCAAGAATGCCGGCAAAGAGTCCGCCGCCGTCCTGGGCTTCAGTTCGGCCATGGGCGCCTTCGGTGCGTTCTTCATTCCCAAATCCTTCGGCACTTCGATGGCCCAGACCGGCGGACCGGAGATGGCCTTCTACATGTTCGTCGGTTTTTACCTGAGCTGCATCGTCGTGACCTGGTGGTGGTACGCGCGCAAAGGCGCCGCGACACCCTGCTGA
- a CDS encoding nitrate reductase subunit alpha — translation MSHLLDQLRFFNRKQNEFSEGHGETRKESRDWENVYRSRWQYDKIVRSTHGVNCTGSCSWKIYVKNGLITWETQQTDYPRTRNDLPNHEPRGCPRGASYSWYIYSANRLKYPKIRKPLLKLWRDARQTMAPVEAWASIVEDKAKADSYKSKRGMGGFIRSSWDEVNEIIAASNVYTIKQYGPDRIVGFSPIPAMSMVSYAAGSRYLSLIGGACLSFYDWYCDLPPASPMVWGEQTDVPESADWYNSNYIIAWGSNVPQTRTPDAHFFTEVRYKGTKTVAITPDYSEVAKLTDLWLNPKQGTDAALAQAFNHVIFKEFHLDKPSAYFTDYAKRFTDLPVLVLLKQMADKAPGAGYQPDRFLRASDLTDNLGQENNPEWKTIALDTSGELVSPQGSIGYRWGEKGKWNILPREGGEGREIDLKLSLIGDDVAEVAFPYFAGESHEHFQHVAGDAVQYRRVPVHSLVLADGSVAKVATVFDLSAANLAIDRGLGGENVAKDYNDASVPGTPAWQEQITGVSREKAIQIAREFADNADKTKGRSMIIVGAAMNHWYHMDMNYRGLINMLMLCGCVGQTGGGWAHYVGQEKLRPQCGWLPLAFGLDWNRPPRQMNGTSFFYAHSSQWRHEKMSMHDVLSPLADKSQFPEHALDYNIRAERAGWLPSAPQLNTNPLHICRDAAAAGMEPKDYVVKSLQDGSLRFSCEQPDSPVNFPRNMFIWRSNLLGSSGKGHEYMLKYLLGTKNGVMNEDIGQVGDCKPEEAEWVDEGAIGKLDLVTTLDFRMSSTCVYSDIVLPTATWYEKDDMNTSDMHPFIHPLSAAIDPAWESRSDWEIYKGIAKAFSSMAEGHLGVEKDLVTIPLMHDSVGELAQPFGGTDWKSEGVAPVPGKNAPNLHVVERDYPNIYKQFSSLGPLLEKHGNGGKGINWNTEAEVKFLGELNHHERDAGISHGRPKIDSAIDAAEVILSLAPETNGHVAVKAWAALSEFTGIDHSHLAVGKEHEAIRFRDIQAQPRKIISSPTWSGLEDDHVSYNAGYTNVHEAIPWRTITGRQQFYQDHPWMQAFGEQLMSYRPPVNTRTIAGVKGKRSNGHKEIVLNWITPHQKWGIHSTYSDNLLMLTLSRGGPIVWLSENDAKSAGIEDNDWIECFNANGALTARAVVSQRVKDGMVMMYHAQERIVNVPGSETTKTRGGHHNSVTRVVLKPTHMIGGYAQQAYGFNYYGTVGCNRDEFVVVRKMSKVDWLDGSSGDDLPRPLPTDIEEN, via the coding sequence GTGAGTCATTTACTGGATCAATTGCGGTTTTTCAATCGCAAGCAAAACGAGTTTTCCGAGGGTCATGGAGAGACCCGCAAAGAGTCGCGCGACTGGGAGAACGTCTACCGTTCGCGCTGGCAGTACGACAAGATCGTGCGTTCCACCCATGGGGTGAACTGCACCGGGTCTTGCTCGTGGAAGATCTACGTGAAGAACGGACTGATCACCTGGGAAACCCAGCAGACCGACTACCCGCGTACCCGCAACGACCTGCCCAACCATGAGCCTCGTGGCTGCCCGCGCGGCGCCAGTTACAGCTGGTACATCTACAGCGCCAACCGGCTCAAGTACCCGAAAATCCGCAAGCCGTTGCTCAAGCTCTGGCGCGATGCGCGCCAGACCATGGCACCGGTCGAAGCCTGGGCCAGCATTGTCGAGGACAAGGCCAAGGCCGACTCCTATAAAAGCAAGCGCGGCATGGGCGGCTTCATTCGTTCCAGCTGGGACGAAGTCAACGAGATCATCGCGGCGTCCAACGTCTACACCATCAAACAGTACGGCCCCGACCGGATCGTCGGGTTCTCGCCGATCCCGGCCATGTCGATGGTCAGCTACGCCGCAGGTTCGCGTTACCTGTCGCTGATCGGCGGTGCCTGCCTGAGCTTCTATGACTGGTACTGCGACTTGCCACCGGCCTCGCCGATGGTTTGGGGCGAGCAGACCGACGTGCCGGAATCGGCCGACTGGTACAACTCCAACTACATCATTGCCTGGGGTTCCAACGTTCCGCAGACCCGTACCCCCGATGCGCACTTCTTCACCGAAGTCCGTTACAAGGGCACCAAGACCGTGGCGATCACTCCGGACTATTCGGAAGTCGCCAAGCTCACCGACCTGTGGCTGAACCCCAAGCAGGGCACCGACGCGGCGCTGGCGCAGGCCTTCAACCATGTGATCTTCAAAGAATTCCACCTGGACAAACCGAGCGCCTATTTCACTGACTACGCCAAGCGTTTCACCGATCTGCCGGTGCTGGTGCTGCTCAAGCAAATGGCCGACAAGGCGCCGGGCGCCGGTTACCAGCCGGACCGCTTCCTGCGTGCCAGCGACTTGACCGACAACCTCGGCCAGGAAAACAACCCGGAATGGAAAACCATCGCCCTGGATACCAGCGGCGAACTGGTGTCCCCTCAGGGCTCCATCGGTTATCGCTGGGGCGAGAAGGGCAAGTGGAACATTCTGCCGCGTGAAGGCGGCGAAGGTCGCGAGATCGATCTGAAACTGAGCCTGATCGGCGATGACGTGGCCGAAGTGGCGTTCCCGTATTTTGCCGGCGAGTCCCACGAGCACTTCCAGCACGTGGCCGGCGATGCCGTGCAATACCGTCGTGTGCCGGTGCACAGCCTCGTTCTGGCTGACGGCAGCGTGGCCAAAGTCGCCACCGTGTTCGACCTGTCGGCCGCTAACCTGGCGATCGACCGTGGCCTGGGTGGCGAAAACGTCGCCAAGGATTACAACGACGCCTCGGTGCCCGGCACTCCGGCCTGGCAGGAGCAGATCACCGGCGTCAGCCGCGAGAAAGCGATCCAGATTGCCCGTGAGTTTGCCGATAACGCCGACAAGACCAAGGGCCGCTCGATGATCATCGTCGGCGCGGCGATGAATCACTGGTACCACATGGACATGAACTACCGCGGGCTGATCAACATGCTCATGCTCTGCGGGTGTGTTGGCCAGACCGGTGGCGGTTGGGCGCACTACGTCGGCCAGGAAAAACTCCGTCCGCAATGCGGCTGGCTGCCCCTGGCGTTCGGCCTGGACTGGAACCGTCCGCCACGGCAAATGAACGGCACCAGCTTCTTCTACGCCCACAGCTCGCAGTGGCGCCACGAGAAGATGAGCATGCACGACGTGCTCTCGCCATTGGCCGACAAGTCGCAATTCCCCGAGCATGCGCTGGACTACAACATCCGCGCCGAACGCGCCGGCTGGTTGCCTAGCGCACCGCAACTCAACACCAACCCGCTGCACATTTGCCGTGATGCCGCTGCTGCCGGCATGGAACCGAAAGATTACGTGGTCAAGTCGCTGCAGGACGGTTCGCTGCGCTTCTCTTGCGAGCAACCGGACAGCCCGGTGAACTTCCCGCGCAACATGTTCATCTGGCGCTCCAACCTGCTGGGCTCCTCGGGTAAGGGCCACGAGTACATGCTCAAGTACCTGCTCGGCACCAAGAACGGGGTGATGAACGAAGACATCGGCCAGGTCGGCGACTGCAAACCGGAAGAAGCCGAATGGGTGGACGAGGGCGCCATCGGCAAGCTCGATCTGGTGACTACGCTGGACTTCCGCATGTCCTCGACCTGCGTCTATTCCGACATCGTCTTGCCGACCGCGACCTGGTACGAAAAAGACGACATGAACACCTCGGACATGCACCCGTTCATTCACCCGTTGTCGGCCGCGATCGACCCGGCGTGGGAATCGCGTTCCGACTGGGAAATCTACAAAGGCATCGCCAAGGCGTTTTCCAGCATGGCCGAAGGGCACCTGGGCGTCGAAAAGGATCTGGTGACCATTCCGCTGATGCACGACAGCGTCGGCGAACTGGCCCAGCCGTTTGGCGGCACCGACTGGAAAAGCGAAGGCGTGGCACCGGTGCCGGGTAAAAACGCACCGAACCTGCACGTGGTCGAGCGCGACTACCCGAACATCTACAAGCAGTTCTCGTCCCTCGGGCCATTGCTGGAGAAACACGGCAACGGCGGCAAGGGCATCAACTGGAACACCGAGGCCGAAGTGAAGTTCCTCGGTGAGCTCAACCACCACGAACGGGACGCCGGTATCAGCCACGGCCGTCCGAAAATCGACTCGGCCATCGATGCCGCGGAAGTGATCCTGTCGCTCGCACCGGAAACCAACGGTCACGTAGCGGTCAAGGCCTGGGCCGCGCTGTCGGAATTCACCGGTATCGACCACAGCCATCTGGCGGTGGGCAAGGAGCATGAGGCGATTCGCTTCCGCGACATCCAGGCGCAGCCGCGCAAGATCATTTCCAGCCCGACCTGGTCGGGTCTCGAAGACGATCACGTCAGCTACAACGCCGGTTACACCAACGTTCATGAAGCCATTCCATGGCGCACCATCACCGGTCGCCAGCAGTTCTACCAGGATCACCCGTGGATGCAGGCGTTCGGCGAGCAGCTGATGAGTTACCGGCCGCCGGTCAACACCCGGACCATCGCCGGGGTGAAAGGCAAGCGCAGCAACGGCCACAAGGAAATCGTCCTGAACTGGATCACGCCGCACCAGAAGTGGGGCATCCACAGCACCTACAGCGACAACCTGCTGATGCTGACCTTAAGCCGTGGCGGCCCGATTGTCTGGCTGTCGGAGAACGACGCGAAAAGCGCCGGTATCGAAGACAACGACTGGATCGAGTGCTTCAACGCCAACGGTGCGCTGACCGCCCGTGCGGTGGTCAGTCAGCGGGTCAAGGACGGCATGGTGATGATGTACCACGCCCAGGAACGGATCGTGAACGTGCCCGGATCGGAAACCACCAAGACCCGTGGCGGCCACCACAACTCGGTGACCCGCGTCGTGCTCAAACCGACCCACATGATCGGTGGCTATGCCCAGCAGGCCTACGGTTTCAACTATTACGGCACGGTCGGTTGCAACCGCGACGAGTTCGTCGTGGTGCGCAAAATGTCCAAAGTCGACTGGCTCGATGGTTCGTCCGGTGATGACCTGCCGCGTCCTCTGCCGACCGATATCGAGGAGAACTGA
- the narH gene encoding nitrate reductase subunit beta encodes MKIRSQIGMVLNLDKCIGCHTCSITCKNVWTSREGMEYAWFNNVESKPGIGYPKEWENQDKWKGGWIRNANGSINPRIGGKFRVLANIFANPDLPSLDDYYEPFDFDYQHLHTAPLGEHQPTARPRSLVSGKRMEKIEWGPNWEEILGTEFAKRRKDKNFDKIQADIYGEYENTFMMYLPRLCEHCLNPACAASCPSGAIYKREEDGIVLIDQEKCRGWRMCISGCPYKKIYFNWKSGKSEKCIFCYPRIEAGMPTVCAETCVGRIRYLGVLLYDADRISEVASTANEQDLYEKQLEIFLDPNDPAVIRQALADGVPQSVIDSAQRSPVYKMAVDWKLALPLHPEYRTLPMVWYVPPLSPIQNAATAGTVGMNGVIPDVDSLRIPLKYLANLLTAGDEKPVKRALKRLLAMRAYKRSEQVDGVQDLQVLADVGLSVDQVEEMYRYLAIANYEDRFVVPTAHREDAMSDAFAERSGCGFSFGSGCSGSSDTNMFGAKKANRRDVLKTVQLWEE; translated from the coding sequence ATGAAGATTCGCTCACAAATCGGCATGGTGCTGAACCTGGACAAGTGCATCGGTTGCCACACTTGCTCGATCACCTGCAAAAACGTCTGGACCAGCCGTGAAGGCATGGAATACGCCTGGTTCAACAACGTCGAAAGCAAACCCGGGATCGGCTACCCGAAAGAATGGGAAAACCAGGACAAGTGGAAGGGCGGCTGGATCCGCAATGCCAACGGCTCGATCAACCCGCGCATCGGCGGCAAGTTCCGCGTGTTGGCCAACATCTTTGCCAACCCGGACCTGCCGAGCCTCGACGACTACTACGAGCCGTTCGACTTCGATTACCAACACCTGCACACCGCACCGCTGGGCGAGCATCAGCCGACGGCGCGCCCACGCTCGCTGGTCTCCGGCAAGCGCATGGAGAAAATCGAGTGGGGCCCGAACTGGGAAGAAATCCTCGGCACCGAATTCGCCAAGCGTCGCAAGGACAAGAACTTCGACAAGATCCAGGCGGACATTTACGGCGAGTACGAAAACACCTTCATGATGTATTTGCCGCGCCTGTGCGAGCACTGCCTCAACCCGGCGTGTGCGGCATCGTGCCCGAGCGGGGCGATCTACAAGCGTGAAGAAGACGGCATTGTCCTGATCGACCAGGAAAAATGCCGTGGCTGGCGCATGTGCATCAGCGGCTGCCCGTACAAGAAAATCTACTTCAACTGGAAAAGCGGCAAGTCCGAGAAGTGCATTTTCTGCTACCCGCGTATCGAAGCCGGGATGCCGACCGTATGCGCCGAAACGTGCGTCGGTCGTATCCGTTACCTCGGCGTGTTGCTGTATGACGCCGACCGCATCAGCGAAGTCGCGAGCACCGCCAATGAGCAGGATCTGTACGAAAAACAACTGGAGATCTTCCTCGATCCGAATGACCCGGCTGTGATCCGTCAGGCCCTGGCAGACGGTGTACCGCAGTCCGTGATCGATTCCGCCCAGCGTTCGCCGGTCTACAAAATGGCCGTGGACTGGAAACTCGCGCTGCCGCTGCACCCGGAATACCGCACCTTGCCGATGGTCTGGTACGTACCGCCACTGTCGCCGATTCAAAACGCTGCAACTGCCGGCACCGTCGGCATGAACGGGGTGATTCCGGACGTCGACAGCCTGCGTATTCCGCTGAAGTACCTGGCCAACCTGCTGACTGCCGGCGATGAAAAACCGGTCAAGCGTGCGTTGAAACGCTTGCTGGCGATGCGTGCCTACAAGCGTTCCGAGCAAGTCGATGGCGTGCAAGACCTGCAAGTGCTGGCGGACGTCGGTTTGAGCGTGGACCAGGTCGAGGAAATGTACCGCTACCTGGCCATCGCCAACTATGAGGACCGCTTTGTGGTACCGACCGCCCACCGCGAAGACGCCATGAGCGACGCCTTTGCCGAACGCTCCGGTTGCGGTTTCAGTTTCGGCAGCGGTTGCAGCGGCAGCTCCGACACCAACATGTTCGGCGCGAAAAAGGCCAACCGTCGCGACGTCCTGAAAACCGTGCAGTTGTGGGAGGAATGA
- the narJ gene encoding nitrate reductase molybdenum cofactor assembly chaperone: MQILKVISLLLDYPTETLISGRDELEQAIIQSREISPKQRGALFELLELICANDLMDGQEHYGALFGRGRALSLLLFEHVHGESRDRGQAMVDMMAQYEDAGFAIGVKELPDYIPLYLEFLSTREDIEAREGLADVSHLLALLAARLEERESAYASCFRALLQIAGAEPHQAVADLREQVAAEVRDDSLEALDKIWEEEAVDFLQAEQQDRCGSLPSAPGKAREESAVPLHWVDFQHEGLAAAPVQEVGNV; encoded by the coding sequence ATGCAAATTCTCAAAGTGATTTCGCTGCTGCTCGATTACCCGACTGAAACGCTGATCAGCGGCCGCGACGAACTGGAGCAGGCGATCATTCAGTCGCGTGAAATCAGCCCGAAGCAGCGCGGTGCGTTGTTCGAGTTGCTGGAGCTGATCTGCGCCAATGACCTGATGGACGGGCAGGAGCACTACGGTGCGCTGTTCGGTCGGGGGCGCGCGCTCTCGTTGCTGTTGTTCGAACACGTGCACGGCGAGTCCCGCGACCGTGGCCAGGCCATGGTCGACATGATGGCGCAGTACGAAGACGCCGGTTTTGCCATCGGCGTCAAAGAGCTGCCGGACTACATCCCGCTGTACCTGGAGTTTCTGTCCACTCGCGAAGACATCGAGGCCCGCGAGGGCCTGGCGGATGTCTCGCACCTGCTGGCCTTGCTCGCGGCGCGTCTGGAGGAGCGTGAAAGCGCCTACGCCAGTTGCTTCCGGGCGCTGCTGCAGATTGCCGGGGCCGAACCGCATCAGGCCGTGGCCGACCTGCGTGAGCAGGTCGCGGCGGAAGTGCGCGACGACTCGCTCGAAGCCCTCGACAAGATCTGGGAAGAGGAGGCCGTGGACTTTCTCCAGGCCGAACAGCAGGACCGTTGCGGTTCGCTGCCAAGCGCGCCGGGCAAGGCCCGGGAAGAAAGCGCGGTGCCGTTGCACTGGGTGGATTTTCAGCATGAAGGACTGGCCGCCGCGCCAGTCCAGGAGGTAGGCAATGTCTAA
- the narI gene encoding respiratory nitrate reductase subunit gamma, with protein sequence MSKWNLLLFGIYPYIALAICLIGSWARFDLSQYTWKAGSSQMLNQRGMRVASNFFHIGVLFVLAGHFVGLLTPASVYHHVISTENKQLLAMVSGGFFGLLCLIGLLMLVNRRLSDPRVRATSSTSDILILLVLLAQLLLGLLTIVASTAHMDGSVMVMLADWAQNTVLLRPTEAAASIAPVGLTYKLHVFLGLTLFVLFPFTRLVHVISAPVWYLGRRYQIVRQKF encoded by the coding sequence ATGTCTAAATGGAACCTGTTGTTGTTCGGGATTTATCCCTATATCGCTTTGGCCATTTGCCTGATCGGCAGTTGGGCCCGCTTCGACCTGTCGCAGTACACCTGGAAGGCGGGCTCCAGCCAAATGCTCAACCAGCGCGGCATGCGCGTGGCGAGCAACTTCTTCCACATCGGTGTGTTGTTCGTGCTGGCCGGGCATTTCGTCGGCCTGCTGACGCCTGCGTCGGTTTACCACCATGTCATCAGCACTGAGAACAAGCAGTTGCTGGCGATGGTGTCCGGCGGCTTCTTCGGCCTGTTGTGCCTGATCGGCCTGCTGATGCTGGTCAACCGGCGCCTGAGCGATCCTCGGGTCCGCGCCACGTCCAGTACGTCGGACATCCTGATTCTGCTGGTGCTATTGGCGCAGTTGCTGCTCGGCCTGCTGACCATCGTTGCGTCCACCGCGCACATGGACGGTTCGGTGATGGTGATGCTCGCCGACTGGGCGCAGAACACCGTGCTGTTGCGGCCGACGGAAGCGGCGGCCTCCATCGCTCCGGTCGGGCTGACCTACAAGCTGCACGTGTTCCTCGGCCTGACCCTGTTTGTGTTGTTCCCCTTCACCCGTCTCGTACACGTGATCAGTGCACCGGTCTGGTACCTGGGACGCCGTTATCAAATCGTTCGGCAGAAATTCTGA
- a CDS encoding peptidylprolyl isomerase — protein MSGGCGCGGGNGGSGGCGSSKQVEVAVPDDVAPFEELAVEPAAADDAPAQLIASSEQEWPIISVNEVVITPEAMAQELQYHPAESREEAVYLAAKALVIRELLQQRIAELGVSLEVGAGENEEEAATRLLLEREVIVPQCDEQTSLRYYENNRGRFHSAPLLAVRHILLECAPDDAEARELAHAQAEILLQRLEDFPGSFAELAVKYSACPSKAQGGSLGQISKGQTVPELERQLFTLAPGLASKPLESRYGWHVVSVDQRIEGMPLPYEAVSTAIRTQLQQGVWQKALVQYLQTLIGAADVRGIHLQGADSPLVQ, from the coding sequence ATGTCAGGTGGATGTGGATGTGGCGGCGGTAACGGCGGCAGCGGTGGCTGCGGATCTTCCAAACAAGTAGAGGTTGCGGTGCCGGACGATGTCGCGCCGTTTGAAGAGCTCGCGGTTGAGCCTGCGGCGGCCGATGACGCGCCGGCGCAGTTGATCGCCAGCAGCGAGCAGGAGTGGCCGATCATCAGCGTCAACGAGGTGGTGATCACCCCGGAAGCGATGGCCCAGGAGCTGCAATATCACCCGGCCGAAAGCCGCGAAGAGGCGGTGTATCTGGCCGCCAAGGCGCTGGTGATCCGCGAGTTGTTGCAGCAGCGCATTGCCGAACTGGGCGTGTCGCTGGAGGTCGGTGCCGGTGAGAACGAAGAAGAAGCCGCCACGCGCTTGTTGCTCGAACGCGAGGTGATCGTGCCGCAATGCGACGAGCAAACCAGCCTTCGTTACTACGAAAACAATCGCGGGCGCTTTCACAGCGCGCCGTTGCTGGCGGTGCGGCACATCCTGCTGGAGTGCGCGCCGGACGATGCCGAAGCCCGCGAGCTGGCGCATGCCCAGGCAGAAATCCTGCTGCAACGGCTGGAAGACTTCCCCGGCAGCTTCGCCGAGCTGGCGGTGAAATATTCGGCCTGCCCGTCGAAGGCACAAGGTGGTTCCCTGGGGCAGATCAGCAAAGGCCAGACCGTGCCGGAACTGGAGCGGCAGCTGTTCACGCTGGCACCGGGGCTGGCCAGCAAACCGTTGGAAAGTCGTTATGGCTGGCATGTGGTCAGTGTCGATCAGCGGATCGAAGGCATGCCGTTGCCCTATGAAGCGGTGTCGACGGCGATCCGCACGCAGTTGCAGCAGGGCGTCTGGCAAAAGGCCCTGGTGCAATACCTGCAAACCCTGATTGGCGCGGCGGATGTTCGCGGTATTCATTTGCAGGGCGCTGACTCACCGCTGGTGCAGTGA